GCCACCGAGCCGACGCCGAGCCGGCGCTCCTGGTGCGCCACGGCCGCGGCACGCTCCAGGCCGACCACGGTCGGGTCCCCGGGCCGCGGGCGGCGGTCGGCGAGCTCCGGTCCCGGCAGTCCGTCGACGACGACCACCGGCCCCTCCGCGCCCAGGGCCCCGGCGAGGTCCAGGGCGATCGCGCTCGCGCCGCCCGCGCAGCCCAGTTCGAGCAGGGACATCGGCTCCGCGGAGCCGCGCGCCGTACGGGCCAGGGACGCGGTGAGCCGGGTCCGTGCCGCCCGGGTCCGGCGGCGCTGCCACCGTCTGTCCGGCCGGCCGGGCAGCTCCGCGATCACCGAGGCGCCGAGGTTCGCCGCGATCTCCCGGCGCAGCACGGGACGGTCCGCCACCACCGTGCCGACGGCCGCCACCGCGAGCCCCAGGGCGAGCCCGAGGACCAGCCCGATCCCGGCGTCCTTGGCGAGGGTCTTGAGCAGGGAGCGCTTGACCGGGCGCGGGTCGTCCACGATCTGCGTGCCGGAGATCAGCCGGGGCGTGCCGATGCGGGCCTCCTCGGCGCGCTGGCTGAAGTCGGAGATCCGCGAGGTGAGTTCGGCCCGGCGGGAGAAGAGCGACTCCGCGTTCGCGGAACCCTTCGGCGCGCCCTCCGGCGATTCGTCCCCGATCTCCTTGTTGACCTGGGCGAGTTCGTCCTTCAGCCGGTCCCGCTGGTCGAGCAGGGCCTTGGCGTCGGCGTTCGCGGCCTGCTGTATCCGCCGTACGTGGTCCGCGACGAACGCGTCGGCCAGCGCCTTGACGCGGGCGACCGCCTCGGCGTCGCTGTCACCCTTCGCGTTGATCTGCAGCAGGTTGTTGGTGAGGCCGAGCCCCTCGTAGTCCTTCATGAAGTCCTCGGGCTTCTCCGAGGACTTGAGGGCCTTCAGGGCCTCATCGGCGATCCGCGTGGTCTGCAGCAGCGCGACATCGGTCCGGATCAGTGTTCCGGGGTCGTTCGGCTGGTCCTCCTGGCGGGCGACGAGGACCTTCGTCATCGCGGTCGGCGGCGCCGGCAGCAGGACCGCCACCACCGCGCCGAGGATCAGCCCGAGGAGCGCGAGCGAACCCCAGAGGCGGCGGCGTCTGCGTACCGCCACCACCAGGGAGTGCAGGTCGAGCAGCGGAGCGGCGGCAGGCGACTCCGCGGTCGTACGTGTCGTCACGCGGAACCTCCCGTCGCGTCGGCACCCACGGCGGGCGCCGCCGTCGCGGCTTCCCGGGGCCGGCCGGCGGACCGCTTCGTACGGATCCGGACCGTGCCGGCGAGGACGACGCCGACGACCTCGTGCCCGGCGTCCGCGCACGCCTCGGCGATGCCGGCGAGCTCACCGGCCGTCCAGTGGCCCGCGCTGAGCACGACCAGGGCGCCGGACGCGTCGTCGCGGTCCGGCACCATCGGCTCGGACACCGAGACGCCCACCATCCGCAGCGCGGGGTCGCCTCCGGCCTCGGCGACGAGCTCCCCGGCGGCCCGGCGGGCGATCGGGTCGCCGTCCGGGACGACGACGAGCAGCGGCCGGGGGGCCGGCAGCCGGTCCCGGAGACGGGCGCACACCCGCCGGTAGCGGATCTGCCGCCCGGCCTCGTCGCCCGAGGTCCGCGGGGCCGGGACGTCCCACCGCACGTCGGTGCCGAGCAGCCGGCGGAACCAGGTCCGCGGGCCCCGCCCCTCCGGCCGGTGCGCGTGCCGGTCGGAGGGCACGTCGACGGTGCCGAGGAGCGCCACGCCAAGCGCCCCGGCGATCTCCCCCTCGGTGCGCAGCCGGCGGCTCATCCGCGCCGCGGTGAGATGACCGATGACCGCGACCAGGAAGAACAGCAGCGCCCCGGCGGCGACGAGCTGCTCCCGCGTCGGCGGCGCCTCGCCGGTGG
The DNA window shown above is from Streptomyces vietnamensis and carries:
- a CDS encoding Wzz/FepE/Etk N-terminal domain-containing protein, with product MTTRTTAESPAAAPLLDLHSLVVAVRRRRRLWGSLALLGLILGAVVAVLLPAPPTAMTKVLVARQEDQPNDPGTLIRTDVALLQTTRIADEALKALKSSEKPEDFMKDYEGLGLTNNLLQINAKGDSDAEAVARVKALADAFVADHVRRIQQAANADAKALLDQRDRLKDELAQVNKEIGDESPEGAPKGSANAESLFSRRAELTSRISDFSQRAEEARIGTPRLISGTQIVDDPRPVKRSLLKTLAKDAGIGLVLGLALGLAVAAVGTVVADRPVLRREIAANLGASVIAELPGRPDRRWQRRRTRAARTRLTASLARTARGSAEPMSLLELGCAGGASAIALDLAGALGAEGPVVVVDGLPGPELADRRPRPGDPTVVGLERAAAVAHQERRLGVGSVAPGAAWTDLPYLGTRTVLVVRAGHGSAAWLHTVARQLADQRILVLGVVLIDPDPRDRTDGTLWDGGPQAAPRGQNEGPARPNGAGRRRRERLPVWVTVPDSDQEAR
- a CDS encoding membrane-bound polysaccharide biosynthesis protein; this encodes MSDDTIRLATVGRILRRRRRLLTILVVVGALVGYGTSLLFPPRYTTSASVLLPGAWEERELRTQAEVATSSVVIDRVASALHWTGVGTTELKERVTAKTSEGNIIEISGTADTPERAQQLSDQVAEQFVAFAARIVGDNADPEAAARLETLRQTVAQAGRRITELADAAGTGRSVESVQTRTELEGLRTSLQESIEKLGQADPRSSKAHMVVMGPAARPTGEAPPTREQLVAAGALLFFLVAVIGHLTAARMSRRLRTEGEIAGALGVALLGTVDVPSDRHAHRPEGRGPRTWFRRLLGTDVRWDVPAPRTSGDEAGRQIRYRRVCARLRDRLPAPRPLLVVVPDGDPIARRAAGELVAEAGGDPALRMVGVSVSEPMVPDRDDASGALVVLSAGHWTAGELAGIAEACADAGHEVVGVVLAGTVRIRTKRSAGRPREAATAAPAVGADATGGSA